A genomic stretch from Malus domestica chromosome 15, GDT2T_hap1 includes:
- the LOC103400299 gene encoding uncharacterized protein, whose amino-acid sequence MGDRRRRSRAMQMAQYQASLDNADAEMINAEAKFANSLMQYEHHAEFSYRGSVTGHSFVQCDREECYDRMMKDYFIESPRHPAQDVRRRFQMKRKFFESILNSTDKYCQLAETTAIENLKRFCKAIEATYLRKPNRENLKRLLRKADKRSFPGMIGSLDYIRWKWKNYPTAWAGQFKGHHNKPTIVLEVVASYDTWIWHAFFSALGSNNDINVLWSSPLFNDVVNGWAPDFRYKVNGNRYELGYYLTDGVYPSWSTFVKSYSHPDSA is encoded by the exons atgggTGATAGAAGAAGGCGTAGCAGGGCAATGCAAATGGCACAATACCAAGCAAGCCTTGACAATGCGGATGCAGAAATGATCAACGCAGAAGCCAAATTTGCAAACTCACTTATGCAATATGAGCACCATGCCGAATTTAGTTATCGTGGTTCTGTCACGGGGCATTCATTTGTGCAGTGTGATAGAGAAGAGTGTTATGACCGAATGATGAAAGATTATTTCATCGAATCTCCGAGACATCCTGCTCAAGATGTTCGAAGGCGGTTTCAAATGAAGAGAAAGTTTTTTGAAAGCATCTTGA ACTCAACTGACAAGTATTGCCAACTTGCAGAGACTACTGCTATTGAGAACCTGAAGCGCTTCTGTAAGGCAATTGAAGCCACATACCTCCGTAAGCCAAATCGTGAAAATTTAAAGAGGCTTCTACGCAAGGCAGACAAAAGAAGCTTCCCTGGCATGATAGGAAGTCTTGATTATATACGTTGGAAGTGGAAAAATTATCCTACTGCTTGGGCTGGCCAATTCAAGGGCCATCATAACAAGCCAACCATAGTGCTCGAGGTTGTGGCGTCTTAcgacacatggatttggcatgctttcttCAGCGCTCTTGGATCAAACAACGATATCAACGTTctttggtcttctcctttgTTCAATGATGTTGTCAATGGATGGGCACCAGACTTTCGATACAAGGTAAATGGTAATAGATATGAGCTAGGTTACTACCTAACTGATGGTGTTTATCCTAGTTGGTCTACCTTTGTCAAAAGTTATTCTCATCCCGATAGTGCGTAG